The window GATCATGGCCGATCGACAGCGCGATACGACCGACCTTCTCAAGCGCGTGAGGAGGATTGAATTGCGTACCCGTAGGCAATCCAATCAGCTCTTCAGTGGGGAATATCACTCTGCTTTCAAAGGGCGTGGAATGGCCTTCTCAGAGGTACGCGAGTATTCTCCCGGAGATGAGATCCGCACCATCGATTGGAATGTCACCGCTCGCACCGGGATCCCGCATGTCAAGATATTCGAAGAGGAAAGAGAACTCACCGTGATGCTGCTCATCGATGTGAGTGCCTCCGATGATTTCGGTACACAGGTGATGACCAAGCGGGATATGATCACTGAGATATCTGCCGTCCTTTCTTTCAGTGCCATTCAGAACAATGATAAGGTGGGTGTGATATTCTTCAGTGATCAAGTGGAGAAATTCATCCCTCCCAAGAAGGGCCGAAGCCACATCCTCAAGATCATCCGTGAACTATTGGATTTCAGACCCGAGTCCCGGGGCACGGATATCGGTGAAGCCCTACGCTATCTCAACAATGTGGTCAAGAAACGGAGTATCGCCTTCGTTCTCTCTGATTTCCAGGATAATTCCTATCGCGACCCATTGAAGATCGCCAGCAAGCGCCATGATTGTATCGCCCTCCAGATCTCGGATCGCAGGGAGATGGAGATGCCCGATATTGGTCTGGTCCAATTCCTGGATCGAGAGACCGGGGAAGAACGCTGGGTGGATACGTCATCCAAGAAAGTGAGGGAAACTTACCGGGACGCTTCTTTGAAAAATCAGCAAGCCCTGGAAGAATCCTTCCGAAAGGCCGGAGTCGATTTCGAGCGGGTATTCACTGATGGGGAATACATCTCGCCACTTATGAAACTATTCAAACG is drawn from Flavobacteriales bacterium and contains these coding sequences:
- a CDS encoding DUF58 domain-containing protein, with the protein product MADRQRDTTDLLKRVRRIELRTRRQSNQLFSGEYHSAFKGRGMAFSEVREYSPGDEIRTIDWNVTARTGIPHVKIFEEERELTVMLLIDVSASDDFGTQVMTKRDMITEISAVLSFSAIQNNDKVGVIFFSDQVEKFIPPKKGRSHILKIIRELLDFRPESRGTDIGEALRYLNNVVKKRSIAFVLSDFQDNSYRDPLKIASKRHDCIALQISDRREMEMPDIGLVQFLDRETGEERWVDTSSKKVRETYRDASLKNQQALEESFRKAGVDFERVFTDGEYISPLMKLFKRR